The following are encoded in a window of Caldicellulosiruptor danielii genomic DNA:
- the xylF gene encoding D-xylose ABC transporter substrate-binding protein has protein sequence MKKSLLRIVAIFVAIAFVIGIGFAVVPKYAKAKSSKQIKIGLSLATLQEERWHKDRDEFVKAAKKLGAQVLVQAANMDDVKQKEQCENLISQGVDVLVIVPNNAEVFTSIIDEAHKAGIPVISYDRLIRNANVDLYISFDNIKVGELQGKYLTTKVPKGNYFVFRGAPTDNNATLFYQGAMKYIKPLVKSGKVKVLFDQPVKDWKPEEALRLCENALTAAKNNVQGILAPNDGTAGGIIQALKAQGLAGKVVVTGQDADLAAVKRIIEGTQTMTVFKDVRLLAKKAAEVAVELAKGKKVSQLKGVNGKVYNGKINVPSILLTPVAVDKSNIDKVLIKSGWFTREQVYGKK, from the coding sequence ATGAAAAAGTCACTATTAAGAATTGTTGCCATTTTTGTTGCGATAGCTTTCGTAATTGGTATTGGATTTGCGGTTGTTCCAAAGTATGCAAAGGCAAAATCTTCAAAGCAAATTAAAATTGGTCTTTCTCTTGCAACATTGCAGGAGGAAAGATGGCACAAAGACAGAGATGAATTTGTAAAAGCAGCAAAAAAGCTTGGTGCACAAGTTTTAGTTCAAGCAGCTAATATGGACGACGTTAAGCAAAAAGAACAATGTGAAAATTTGATTAGCCAAGGTGTAGATGTGCTGGTAATTGTTCCAAACAACGCCGAAGTTTTCACATCAATAATTGATGAAGCACACAAGGCAGGAATACCAGTAATCTCATATGACAGATTGATAAGAAATGCAAATGTTGACTTGTACATTTCATTTGACAACATTAAAGTGGGAGAACTTCAAGGAAAATATCTCACAACAAAAGTTCCAAAGGGCAATTACTTTGTATTCAGAGGTGCACCAACAGATAACAATGCAACACTTTTCTATCAAGGTGCTATGAAATACATCAAACCTCTTGTAAAGAGCGGAAAAGTAAAAGTTCTCTTTGACCAGCCGGTAAAGGACTGGAAGCCTGAAGAGGCATTAAGACTTTGTGAAAATGCACTCACTGCAGCAAAGAACAACGTACAAGGAATACTTGCTCCAAACGATGGAACAGCAGGTGGAATTATTCAAGCTCTTAAAGCACAAGGTCTTGCAGGCAAGGTTGTTGTAACCGGACAGGATGCTGATTTGGCAGCTGTTAAGAGAATTATTGAAGGTACACAGACAATGACAGTTTTCAAAGATGTAAGACTTCTTGCAAAGAAAGCTGCTGAGGTTGCAGTTGAACTTGCAAAAGGCAAGAAGGTTTCTCAGCTCAAGGGTGTCAACGGCAAGGTTTACAATGGTAAGATAAACGTACCATCAATACTTTTGACACCAGTTGCAGTTGACAAGTCAAACATTGACAAAGTATTAATCAAGAGTGGTTGGTTTACAAGAGAGCAGGTATATGGAAAGAAATAA
- a CDS encoding sugar ABC transporter substrate-binding protein yields MRTKLQKFSFQIMVVVSTVIFVAIVLYDIYNIRFINISTKKVNLKNSTRVMMILPQNQTYWNWFLDQFEKMSEKQGILPDIVFYNTYSEAYKFLKLAEVVKPDAIVMCNIYNSKEIAYALSSLKNKGIFIASLFNDMLFRYEDVFVGIDYYYKGKIAGKIIYKVLSEKKSIPSKLKIAIVNPLYTTIGGTLEVKGLVDFLKTKGIKDIAIKNFNFEYPSFPPEEVARQLILENAQKFNVIYVGSETDTMTVAQNILTFNKLDQFIVIGAGTNEKLQKYVREKIINGIINDNGQLIAQKLCEALLSWKKFGHASSYISTNFEVIE; encoded by the coding sequence ATGAGGACTAAACTGCAAAAATTCAGTTTTCAGATTATGGTTGTCGTCAGTACAGTAATATTTGTAGCAATTGTTCTATACGATATTTATAATATACGATTTATTAACATCTCTACCAAAAAGGTTAATCTTAAAAACTCAACACGCGTAATGATGATACTTCCCCAAAACCAAACATATTGGAACTGGTTTTTAGACCAATTTGAAAAGATGTCTGAAAAACAAGGAATATTACCTGATATTGTGTTTTACAACACTTACTCAGAAGCGTATAAGTTTTTAAAGCTTGCTGAGGTTGTAAAACCAGATGCTATTGTAATGTGCAATATATATAACTCCAAAGAAATAGCCTATGCTCTATCTTCTTTAAAAAATAAAGGAATTTTTATAGCTTCTCTATTTAACGATATGTTATTTAGATATGAAGATGTATTTGTTGGTATTGATTACTATTACAAAGGAAAAATTGCAGGGAAGATTATATATAAAGTACTTAGTGAAAAGAAAAGTATTCCAAGCAAACTGAAAATTGCAATTGTAAACCCTCTTTACACAACCATTGGTGGCACTCTTGAGGTAAAGGGACTTGTGGATTTTTTAAAAACAAAAGGTATAAAAGATATAGCTATAAAAAACTTCAATTTTGAGTATCCATCTTTCCCGCCTGAAGAGGTGGCAAGACAACTAATCCTTGAAAATGCTCAAAAATTCAATGTTATTTATGTTGGAAGTGAAACTGATACCATGACAGTAGCACAGAACATTTTAACATTCAACAAACTTGACCAATTTATAGTAATTGGTGCTGGAACAAATGAGAAACTGCAAAAGTATGTAAGAGAAAAAATAATCAATGGAATTATAAATGATAATGGACAGTTAATAGCCCAAAAGCTATGTGAAGCACTACTAAGCTGGAAAAAGTTTGGCCATGCTTCTTCTTATATCTCTACTAACTTTGAAGTGATTGAATAA